GGACGACGGCGTCGCCGGCATGAAGGTCGGCGGCCGCCGCCAGCTGGTGATCCCCGCGCACCTGGCCTACGGCGACCGCGGCGCCGGCGGCGTGATCGGCCCGGGGGAGACGCTGATCTTCGTCTGCGACCTCGTCGCCGTCAGCTGACCCTCCCCCGGGACGGGCTCAGACCCTGACGCCCTTGCTCCGGGCGGTGATCTTGTTGCGGGAGGCCAGCGCACGCTCGGCCTCCCGCCGCGAGTCCCGCTCCGCGATGGTCTGGCGCTTGTCGTACTCCTTCTTCCCGGTCGCCACGGCGATCTCGACCTTGGCGTAGCCGTCGGAGAAGTAGAGCGCCAGCGGGACGACCGTGGCCCCGGAGCGCTGCAGGGACCGCTCGATCTTCTCGATCTCGCGCCGGTGCAGCAGCAGCTTGCGGGTGCGCCGGGCGGTGTGGTTGGTCCAGGTGCCGTGGCTGTACTCCGGCACGTGTGCGTTGCGCAGCCACGCCTCGCCGTCGTCGATGGTGACGAAGGCGTCCCCCAGGTTCGCCCGACCGGCCCGCAGCGACTTCACCTCGGTGCCGGCCAGCACCACACCGGCCTCGTAGGTGTCACCGATGTGGTAGTCGAAACGTGCCTTCTTGTTCTGGGCCACCATCACTCGGCCCTTCTCCTTCACCATGCCCCCATCCTCTCAGGCGGCACCAGCGAGCACCCACCGGTAAAGGCCGTGGCCCGCGTCCCCATCCGGGACGCGGGCCACAGGACCGTCAGGGTCCGGCTCAGAAGAGCCCGGAGGACATCGGGTTCACGGTGCTGCCGCCCTTGGTCACCATCAGGTGCAGGTGGCAGCCGGTGGAGTAACCGGTGCTGCCGACGTAGCCCACCACCTGGCCCTTGCTGACCCGCTGCCCCACGCCCACGCTGTAGTGCGTCGCGTGGTTCATGATGGTGGAGACGTAGGACCCCTTCACCCGGCCGTGGTCGATCACCAGGCGGTTGCCGTACCCGGAGTTGAAGTACTTCTCCGACACGGTGCCGGAGTAGGGCGCCCGGATCGGCACCCCGCAGCCGACGCCGAAGTCGGTGCCGTCGTGCAGCTTGTAGATCCCGGTGACCGGGTGCAGCCGCATGCCGTACTTCGAGGTGATGGGGCCGTTCACCGGCATCGCGAAGGACGTGTCCGCCGGCTGCGCCGCGGGCTCGGGCGCCGGCTTCGGCTGCGCCTGGCGCCTCGGCTCCGAGGCCTTGGACGACCCCCCGGAGGAACGGTTCTCCCGGGACCGCTCGGCCGCCGCCCGCTCCTCGGCGCGCTGGGCCGCGGCCCGCTCCTCCTCGGCCTGGCGAGCGGCCGCCTGCTCCTCGGCCTTGCGCTTGCGCTCGGCCTCGGCGATGCGGTCGGCGATCCGCTGCTCCACCGCGCTGCGCTCGGCGGTCAGCTCCTCGTAGCGCGCCTCGTCGGCGGCCACCTCCTGCTCGGCGGCCTGGCGGGCGCTGTCGGACTTCTCCACCAGCGAGGCGACAGCAGCCGTCTCGGCCTCCGCCTGGGCCTCCAGCGACGCCTTCAGCTCCACGTTCTCCGCTGCCGCCTTGCGGTCCGCGGCCACCTGGGCCTCGATCCGCACGCGCTCCTCCTCCGCCGCCTCGAGCTTGGCCTGCAGCTCGCGCAGCCGGTCCATGCCGGCCTCGGTGGTGTCGAACATGGTGGTCGACCACTGCATCTTGGTCTGCAGGTCGGACTGGCTCTCGGTCTGCAGCAGCACCGCCACCTCCATCAGGTTCGTGCGCTGCTGGTACTCCGCCCGGGCCACCTCGCCGACCATGGCCAGCTGGTGGTCCAGCTCCAGCTGGTTGTCGGCCACCGCGATGCGGGCCTTCTCCAGCTGCTTCTGGGCCTTGGCCAGCTTGGCCTGCATCTTCTCGTCGTAGGCCCGGGCCTCGGCCAGTGCCTGCTGGGTGGCGGCCAGGGTGGCCCGCGCCGACTCCAGCTCGGACTCGGCGGCCTCGAGCGCGGAGACCGCGCTGGTCAGGCCGGCGGTGGACTCGCTCAGGTCACGCTTGGTCTGCTCCGCCTGCCGCTGGAGCTCGTCGCGGCGGTCGGTCAGGTCGTCCGCGTAGGCGGTGCCGAGGCACAGGGAGAGGCCGAGGACACCGGCGGTGAGGGCCCCGAGGAGGCGGCGCGGGCGGAGGATGCCGTGGCGGGTGGGGGGGAAGTCCCGAGTCACGATCAACAGACCCCTGTCATTTCTCGACAGCGCCCCGGCGTGGACAAGGTTTGTCTCACACCCTCAGGTACCGTCTCGTGGCGACGAGCGTCGGCACTATAGACAGCACGATTCCGACGACCGCAACCCCCGCGATGGCTATTCCCGCCTGTGGCCAGCCGATCCAGGCTGCAGTCTGCAGTGAGACTTGAGAGTTCTCGCGGATGACCCCGACGGTGGTGGCCAGGGCCGCGGAGGCCAGCAGGATGCCCAGCACACCGGCGATCAGGGACTCCAGCAGGAAGGGCGCCATGATGTAGGAGTTGCTCGCCCCGACCAGCCGCATGATGCCGATCTCGCGCCGCCGGGCGACCGCCGCCATCCGGATCGTGTTCCCGATCTGCAGCGCCGCCGCCAGCAGCAGCAGCCCACCGGTGGCCATCGCCCCGATCTGCAGTCCCTGCAGCACCTGGATCAGCGGCTGCAGGTACTGGCGCATGTCCTGGACGGCCTGGACGCCCGGGAGCCCGGCCACGGAGCTGACCACGCCCTCGAACTTCTCGGGGTCGACCAGCTTCACCCGGAAGGACTCCTGCATCTGGTCCACGGTGAGGGACTCCTGGATGGGGCTGCCCTCGAAGGCCTCCTGGAACTCCTCGAAGGCCTCCTCCTTGGTCTCGAAGAAGACCTCGGCGACCTCGGGGTTCTCCTCCAGGGTCTGCTGCACCAGCTGGCGCTCGGCCTCGGTGGTCTCCGCACCCGGGGTGCAGTTGTCCCCCGCGGTGGCCGGCGTGCACAGGAACACCGAGATCTCGACCCGGTCGTACCAGCGGTCCTTCAGCAGGTCGGCCTGCTGGTAGATCAGCAGCCCGGCCCCGAAGAGCGTGAGCGAGAC
The sequence above is a segment of the Auraticoccus monumenti genome. Coding sequences within it:
- the ftsX gene encoding permease-like cell division protein FtsX — its product is MRHIFSETWSGLRRHVSMVVAVVVTMFVSLTLFGAGLLIYQQADLLKDRWYDRVEISVFLCTPATAGDNCTPGAETTEAERQLVQQTLEENPEVAEVFFETKEEAFEEFQEAFEGSPIQESLTVDQMQESFRVKLVDPEKFEGVVSSVAGLPGVQAVQDMRQYLQPLIQVLQGLQIGAMATGGLLLLAAALQIGNTIRMAAVARRREIGIMRLVGASNSYIMAPFLLESLIAGVLGILLASAALATTVGVIRENSQVSLQTAAWIGWPQAGIAIAGVAVVGIVLSIVPTLVATRRYLRV
- the smpB gene encoding SsrA-binding protein SmpB, whose product is MVKEKGRVMVAQNKKARFDYHIGDTYEAGVVLAGTEVKSLRAGRANLGDAFVTIDDGEAWLRNAHVPEYSHGTWTNHTARRTRKLLLHRREIEKIERSLQRSGATVVPLALYFSDGYAKVEIAVATGKKEYDKRQTIAERDSRREAERALASRNKITARSKGVRV
- a CDS encoding M23 family metallopeptidase: MTRDFPPTRHGILRPRRLLGALTAGVLGLSLCLGTAYADDLTDRRDELQRQAEQTKRDLSESTAGLTSAVSALEAAESELESARATLAATQQALAEARAYDEKMQAKLAKAQKQLEKARIAVADNQLELDHQLAMVGEVARAEYQQRTNLMEVAVLLQTESQSDLQTKMQWSTTMFDTTEAGMDRLRELQAKLEAAEEERVRIEAQVAADRKAAAENVELKASLEAQAEAETAAVASLVEKSDSARQAAEQEVAADEARYEELTAERSAVEQRIADRIAEAERKRKAEEQAAARQAEEERAAAQRAEERAAAERSRENRSSGGSSKASEPRRQAQPKPAPEPAAQPADTSFAMPVNGPITSKYGMRLHPVTGIYKLHDGTDFGVGCGVPIRAPYSGTVSEKYFNSGYGNRLVIDHGRVKGSYVSTIMNHATHYSVGVGQRVSKGQVVGYVGSTGYSTGCHLHLMVTKGGSTVNPMSSGLF